GCACGGAGGTCATCGACCGACTCGATGCCCACCGAGAGACGGACCAGCGTGTCGCTGATTCCCAACTCGCGCCGCTGCGCCTCGGGGACGCTGGCGTGCGTCATGATCGCCGGGTGTTCGATCAGGCTCTCGACGCCGCCGAGGCTCTCGGCGAGAGCGAAGAGACGCACGCGCTCGAGGAAACGCCGGCTCTCGGCGAGGCCGCCCTTCAGATCGATCGTGATCATGCCGCCGAAGGCGGGCTGGCCATCGAGGCGCATCTGCCGCGCGGCGATGGCGTGCTGGGGATGCCCCGGCAGTCCCGGGTAGGCAACCCGCGCCACCTTCGGGTGACGGCTCATCCACTCGGCGAGAGCGCTGGCGCTCTCGCAGTGGCGCTTCATGCGCAGGTAGAGGGTCTTCAAGCCGCGCAGACCGAGATAGGCGTCGAAGGGGCCCATGACCGAGCCGATCGCATTCTGCATGAAGCGAAGGCGCTCGGCGAGGTCGGCCCGCTGGGTGACAAGGGCGCCGCCCACCGTGTCGCTGTGACCGCCGATGTACTTGGTCGTCGAGTGCATGACGACATCGATCCCATGCTCAAGCGGCCGCTGAAGAATGGGCGTCGCAAAGGTGTTGTCACAGACGGTGATCGCACCGATCTCGCGGCCTGCTCGCGCCACGGCCTCAAGATCGACCACCTTGAGGGTGGGATTCGTCGGTGTTTCAACCCAGATCATCGCGGGGCGATGCTCGCGTGCGAGCGACTCGATCGCGCCAGGCCGAGTGAGATCGGCGTGAACCACCTTCAGGCCCATGCTTCGAGCCCGCACGCGATTCAGCAGTCGATTGGTCCCTCCATAGACATCGTCCATGCAGAGGATGGTGGCGCCCGAGTCCATCAGCTCGAGGCAGGTCGCCGTTGCCGCGAGGCCGCTCGCGAAGGCGAAGGCGCCGCCGGTGACATCCTTCCCGTAGGGAAGCGTTGAGCCCTCAAGTGCACCCACGCAGCGTTCGAAGGCGTATCTCGTGGCGTTGTGGCTTCGACTGTACTCATAGCCGCGATGGTGGCCGGGGCTTTCCTGCACGAAGGTGCTGGAGGTGTAGATCGGCGGCATCACCGCACCCGTCGTCGGGTCGGGCGCCTGGCCGCCGTGAATGCAACGGGAGGCGAGATGAAGTTCGGGGTGAGGCGAAGGGGTGTGGTCGCTCATGGGTCGTCGATGATCGGCGCGGGGAGGCTCGAGGTGGAACTCACAGGAGCTGCCGTCGCAGGAAGTTGATGAGGTCGATGCGCGTGATGATGCCGTAGAAGTGCTTCTCGTCGGTGACGATGGCGACGCGGTCGGCGCGGAAGATCGGCAGCAGGTGCTCGATCGGCAGATCGGGCCTGACCGTCTCGAGCCGGCTCGCCATGAAGTCGCGGACGGGGCGGCGAGC
This region of Phycisphaeraceae bacterium genomic DNA includes:
- a CDS encoding PLP-dependent transferase — protein: MSDHTPSPHPELHLASRCIHGGQAPDPTTGAVMPPIYTSSTFVQESPGHHRGYEYSRSHNATRYAFERCVGALEGSTLPYGKDVTGGAFAFASGLAATATCLELMDSGATILCMDDVYGGTNRLLNRVRARSMGLKVVHADLTRPGAIESLAREHRPAMIWVETPTNPTLKVVDLEAVARAGREIGAITVCDNTFATPILQRPLEHGIDVVMHSTTKYIGGHSDTVGGALVTQRADLAERLRFMQNAIGSVMGPFDAYLGLRGLKTLYLRMKRHCESASALAEWMSRHPKVARVAYPGLPGHPQHAIAARQMRLDGQPAFGGMITIDLKGGLAESRRFLERVRLFALAESLGGVESLIEHPAIMTHASVPEAQRRELGISDTLVRLSVGIESVDDLRADLERAFDAV